From Aegilops tauschii subsp. strangulata cultivar AL8/78 chromosome 5, Aet v6.0, whole genome shotgun sequence:
GGCGCGCCTCGACCGCCCGCCGGTGCTCGCCGTCGCCACGCTGCGCGACCCCGCTGGACGGTCGTGGCACGTGGGCCTCGTCCGGCACGGCGCCGCGGGCCTGCGCTTCGACGGGAAGGGGTGGCGCAGCTTCGTCGCCGGCTGCGGCCTCTCCGCCGGCCAGCTCCTCGTCTTCGACCACCTCGACGACCTCGACTTCGCCGTCGAGCCCTTCGACACGTCCGGCTGCAGCACCTCCTTCTTCGACGGCCAGCGTGGCGGCCCAATGATGAACTTCGACGACGACGCCGACGTGGAGTCCGGCAGCGACGACAACCACCACCACGACGGGTCCCCCTCCCGGTCGCCACTGCCGGCGGCCGGCACAAAGAGGAAGAAGCTCTCGCCGGCCACCGCCTCGCCCGCCGGCTCCtgcggtccgtcgtcgtcggacGATGGGGCGCTCCGGCTGGGCATCGAGCAGCCGTTCCATCTCCAGTACATGGAGCTGACCAAGGCCTTCTGTGCCCGCGTGGGATGGGCCGAGTCGTGCACCGCCGAGCTGACCGTGGCCGGCCGCGGCGACCGGCGATGGGAGGTGTCCGTCAGGGTCGGCAGCAAGGGCGGCATGATCATGGCCGGCTGGGAGGGCTTCGCCTGGGACAACGGCCTCAGGATCTCCGACGTCTGCCTCTTCACGCCGGCAGCTGACACCGGCGGCGAGCAGGTGGTGCAAGTGCAAGTGCTCAGGGAAACGCCCTCGTCGTGAGCAATCAATATAATCACCGGCGAGCTTTATTGATTCGTGATTCGTGATGGCAAAAAGATGTAATGTTGTCTTTGTGCCTTCGCTTGGGTTTCCTTCTGGAATTGTATTTTGGATCAACTCTTCTGATTTCACTCACCCGTATATATGGATGCATTAGGAACTGATATTCACTTTGAATCCGGGTAAGGATCCACGAAAAATATAGCGCTTTCGTAGCGTATTGGGAGAGCTGACACTACGTTTTACTAGCAAGTATGGTCACTACGATGCTAACCGCGTAATAGCATGCTATTTGGCCGCTAAAAATTGTAGCCGTGACTTCACTGCTTTTCTGCTCTGGTTTTGTTTCAGTTTGTAACTCTTTTGGTCGTGTACTTTCTCCCTCTCTTCAATATAATACATGCAGCTCTCCTCCATGGTTCAAAAAGAAATTGTAGCCTTATAACGTTCTAATGTTATGCAAAAAACCGAAACAGAGAAAACAAACGCCAGCGGCCACTACTGGAATTTTCATGTACGCCGGGTGTAATGTTCTTCACCGAGTGCTAAAACAAGGACACTCGGCAAAGCAAGGTTTGCCGAGTGTCACTCTCGGCAAACCCACCGTCACGGCAAACTGACATCTTTGCCGTCACTGCCTCACGGCAAAGAGGCACCGCACGGCAAAGTTGCAGACGCCGAGAGAAGCTCACGGCAAATAGGAGCCACGTGGCATGCTCGTCCGCAACAGACGGCTCCGTCAGTTACTGCGTACTTTGCCGAGCGTCACCCTCGGCAAAGCATATGCAACatcctttttgtgtgtgtgttctTTCTAACTGACATGTGGTCCCACTGGTCACATTTATCAGTAAAAGTTTTAAATAACTTgctaaatatttttgaaaaaaaatgacGATATCTTTGCCGAGAGCTGCTCTCGGCAATCCTTCTGACCAGCGTGGCCCACATGGGGGGCTGACACTTTACATAGCTTTGCCGAGAGCTATGCTCGGCAATGGCCTTCTTTTCCGAGAGCAGCTCTCGGAAAAGTTGTGGGACAACAGTAGTGTCCCAGACGACCATGTTTCCGAGAGGTGCTCTCGGTAGTATATCGTGTTCCGAGTGTTGCTCTCGAAAATCTTTCCCATCCATTCTGCTGTCAAGCTATTTCTTTTCTGATCCCTGCAGATAAAAACAACTGCAGTGCAATTTGATCATATATAGGCATAATTTGATCTAGTCCACACATATATAGGCATAATTTGATCATATATAGGCATAATTTGATCTAGTCCACACATATATAGGCATAATTAGGGATAGTCCACATATTGTCACACACAAGTCGAATGTATTATCCTAGTAGACGTCACACACAAGTCGCAAATTCATACATATTGTCACTACTTGTAAAACATGTGCACGTCACAATAGAAGTACACTTGTTCATATATAGATCATCTTAAGGAGGAGAGGCCATCGGGTTAACattccggaggaggaggaggggcatcACTTGCACTGCTTCGAGATTGCATAAGAACTTATAAGATGAGAGTCACGTGAGGGTGGTTCGTCCATATGTAATGAATCTTCTACTCTAGTTTAGATAATGTTCTACCTGTAGTTGATCCTCAAGCAGCTTCAACCTCTTGTTCGTGTCTTCCCGTTCCTTTTCTCTGGACTCCTGCTCAGCCTGCCGCCTTTGCTCCTCTTCAACAGTCCGCTGCGCCATTAAATCCTGTAACATGGCATTAGGCTCATATAGGTTGGAACGGTGCTATTTCGAGGCATGGACATAAATGAAAGGTTAGGATGCTAACCTTGAGACGCGCTATCTCACGTGATGCGGCGGTTGGGCGACTCCGTATGGACGGAGTTGAGCTGGTGCTCGACGCGCGTATCTCGTGCAGCTTGCGATGCGAGGAGGTGGCGATCGCCCCGTTGCAAAGGAAGTGGCGGCCATGGCCCTTCCCCTCGCCAACAATGATGAGAAGCTCGGGATCAAGGGGCTTGGACGTAGGTTCGGCTTCCTGCCCGTGCACCTCCTGGAAGACCTCTTTGAAGGTCCCCCACTTCTCCACCGCCGACTCGCTGCAGAACTCGGCGCCATCCTTCCCCTTGTGGCCTTCTCTCCAGGCTTCCAGGATGTGGACCGGGTGACCAGCCTTCGCCTCCTGCAAAATTAACCATCAAGTTGAATGAACCAAGATGCACCGTGCGAAAAAGTTAACATCTTAATCCACATACCATGTGTTGCTTGAGAACGGTTAGGTTCCAGCTCCCCTGGACATGAGCCGGGCCTGGCATTTTGGCTCGTTCGTTTCCCTTCTCCACATGCTGCGCCTGCCATGCTGGGTCACACCACATGTCAACCAGGGCCTCCCAACAATCCTCCTTCATCCAGGGTTCCTTCACCTAGTCAGACAAAATCGAATAATTGAGGAACAAGAGGGATGAATCAAAGTACTAGCAACCGATGTAGTCACTTACCACTGACAGGTATTCTTCTCGCGACAAGTTGGTCTGGCAAGCAGTCTTCCTTGTCATCTTCTCTCCCTTCTCATCAACCGGCCGACACTGCATCACGGCTTTGTACCGCAGCGTGTGCTTGGTGTCAAAGAGTATCTTTCGGGCAGATTTCACGATGCCTTTGATCGCCTTCTGCTTCTCACCATCCACGCAAGAAAATGTTTGCTACAAGAAAGCATATGGCATCTTCTCACCATCCACGCAAGCAAGGATTTGGATATGGAAAAATGCAGTGGTCGGAGCGAAGATACTTACAAAAAAAGCATTGATGACCCGAGTGGCCATGGTGACATCGTGCTCATCCTTGTTGTGTAGATAATGCTCCCAGGTTAAACCTGGCGACGACGGATCATCATCACCTGGCTTGGACAATCCAAGGAAGTGCTTCCTCAAGAGGGAGCCGATGACGTGGTTCGGCGGGCGTGCCCCTTAGGTTGTGTCGGGATAAATTCCCACTGACTGCATGATATAAAAGACAAGCATATGTGAGTGTCAAAGCTGTGGCATCCAAAATATGATGGAAATGAAATGCTTGCTTACCCCTCTCCTGTCGGGCAAATGACAGGACGGTTGCTGGCAGCAGTTGGTTCCGGGACCTTCCCCGGACCACGCCCGGATTTCTTCCTCTTGGAAATGTTGCTCAAGGTAGGCCCCGAGCCGTCCGAGGCCTCCATGTCGCCCGACTCGGTAGCGAGCGGTCTGGTCCATCTAAGTCCactccgacatcaccatccgaTGATGACTCGTCGTCGGGAGTGGACTGGTGGGAGGCGGATGACTCGGTCCTACCAATCGGGACTCTCCGGTACTTACTAGTGCCCCCATCAGAATctgaaaaacaaaataaatatggTGAATATTAACCACACTACTTCAATTGGCATCAAACTTTtgttttgatcaaagaagggttttccccttccgattttcattaaaGAAAACCAAGCCAACAGGTATTCACTTTGTTGATTAGTTTACATATCTATGTTAGGGACGATGACTAGTTCGATGCTTGGTTTCATTTCAATATTTCAATATAAAAGTGGAGCCGGCCTATATGTCCAAACTAAAAAAATCGTAAGTTATGTGAAAGAAGAGTATAAGCACAACCAAAATGGTAAATAAAAAGTATTGAAGCATACTCCATGGTTTATTCAAGCTTCATTTTAACTGGATGTAATATATGCCAACAAGCATAATTCATATATGATTCAATATACAGAGacgagagaggggggaggggCCGGTTTTGTACTAACCTGAGGGCATCTCCAGCTGCCGCGCTACCCGAGGAGCTCCGCTGTGACGGCCGTCCTCTCGCCGCATCGAAGAACCGCCGAGCCGGCCGCCGGCCATGAAgcttggtggtggtggaggaggtgTGGCGGTGGCTGCAGttgggggcggtggaggaggggtgGCGGCGGCAGTGGTGGCGCGGGGAACAGAGAGGGGGCGGTGGCTGCAGttgggggcggtggaggaggggtggcggcggctgcagttggtggtggtggaggaggggcggcggtggctgcagttgggggcggtggaggaggggtgGCGGCGGCAGTTGGTGGTGGTTGAGGGCGGCGGTGGCGAtttcggcggcggcggtggtggcgcgGGGAAGAGAAGAATGAAGATAGAAAGAAAGGGGAACGGTTAAGATCTAGGTTACATGCTTTACCGAGAGCGGCTCTCGGAAAAAGCGGCCATTACCGAGAGCCGATAAGCGACCCTCGGTAACAACTGCTctaattttttgttttccttctctttgtgtttttgtttgacAGTATCTTTTTTGTATCTGATATTTCATATGTTATTACGACCAAAATTTGAAAATGCCATGacttttgatgatttttttcgataaaagacttttgatgcactcatagatatatatatgcttttgggttagatttgttcaaaactcaactttaaagagtgtaaagtaaaaaaacatgagaagaagcagttgttaaCCGTGgacttcttcattgttgacgtcatcgttctcttgtcgtggtggagaaggaggttgatgaggttcatcttggtgtacttcctcgttttcttcatcttgatgtgtcccactcgtggatgcttccgtatcaacTCTTCGTTctccttgtcgtgaggtagaagcttccacttggatacaccctctcggtgccgaataatgccctagaccgccggggccaccgaatgggtgctcgatatagagaccgcccgaggggggggagggcacccctacatgcgtgtggcccatgaatatgcatgcaggggtggtgtgctatttgaattaagcaacacacgtccttgacgtgacacgtgcctcacaaaccacacacacgggcgggaacgtcgaggaccggctgcgtccgtccccgagacagaatcttcgatgggtgatcccgtgacagaacgagcctagacttggtctgtcaactcgcgatgacatgcactaacacggagaagcagttattcaccgtggactacaccctgtcggtgccgaataacgccctagaccg
This genomic window contains:
- the LOC109757526 gene encoding putative B3 domain-containing protein Os04g0347400, with product MVEGGAVRRQKFFKILLPGSFESSLSLPPKFAARLDRPPVLAVATLRDPAGRSWHVGLVRHGAAGLRFDGKGWRSFVAGCGLSAGQLLVFDHLDDLDFAVEPFDTSGCSTSFFDGQRGGPMMNFDDDADVESGSDDNHHHDGSPSRSPLPAAGTKRKKLSPATASPAGSCGPSSSDDGALRLGIEQPFHLQYMELTKAFCARVGWAESCTAELTVAGRGDRRWEVSVRVGSKGGMIMAGWEGFAWDNGLRISDVCLFTPAADTGGEQVVQVQVLRETPSS